The following are encoded in a window of Streptomyces sp. 11x1 genomic DNA:
- a CDS encoding transcription antitermination factor NusB — MSEQSRPGKPGKPYRRPQKDPVRMLAFEALRAVDERDAYANLVLPPLLRRAREKEGPVKFDGRDAALATELVYGTLRRQGTYDAVIAECVDRPLREVDPPVLDVLSLGVHQLLGTRIPTHAAVSASVDLARVVLGDGRAKFVNAVLRKVARHDLDGWLERVAPPYEDDPEDHLAVVHSHPRWVVSALWDSLGGGRAGIEELLEADNERPEVTLVARPGRSTAEELLREESAVAGRWSPYAVRLSEGGEPGAVDAVREGRAGVQDEGSQLVALALANAPLEGPDKAWLDGCAGPGGKAALLAALAAERGAVLLASEKQPHRAGLVAKALDGNPGPYQVIAADGTRPPWRQGAFDRVLMDVPCTGLGALRRRPEARWRRRPEDLDGFAPLQRALLRTALESVRVGGVVGYATCSPHLAETRAVVDDVLKSYGDAADLIDARPLLEGVPALGEGPDIQLWPHLHGTDAMYLALIRRVA; from the coding sequence GTGAGTGAGCAGTCCCGTCCGGGCAAGCCGGGCAAGCCGTACCGCCGTCCCCAGAAGGACCCCGTCCGTATGCTCGCCTTCGAGGCGCTCCGGGCTGTGGACGAACGGGACGCGTACGCGAACCTCGTCCTGCCGCCGCTGCTGCGCCGGGCGCGGGAGAAGGAGGGGCCCGTCAAGTTCGACGGGCGGGACGCGGCGCTGGCGACCGAGCTGGTGTACGGGACGCTGCGGCGGCAGGGGACGTACGACGCGGTCATCGCGGAGTGCGTCGACCGGCCGTTGCGTGAGGTCGACCCGCCGGTGCTCGATGTGCTCAGCCTCGGTGTGCACCAGCTGCTGGGCACCCGGATCCCGACGCACGCCGCCGTGTCCGCCTCCGTCGACCTCGCGCGCGTCGTGCTCGGCGACGGACGGGCCAAGTTCGTGAACGCCGTGCTGCGCAAGGTGGCGCGGCACGACCTCGACGGCTGGCTGGAGCGGGTCGCGCCGCCCTACGAGGACGACCCGGAGGACCACCTCGCGGTCGTGCATTCGCACCCCCGCTGGGTCGTCTCCGCCCTGTGGGACTCCCTCGGCGGCGGGCGGGCCGGCATCGAGGAGCTGTTGGAGGCCGACAACGAGCGGCCCGAGGTCACGCTCGTCGCCAGGCCCGGACGGTCCACCGCCGAGGAACTGCTCCGGGAGGAGTCCGCGGTGGCGGGGCGCTGGTCGCCGTACGCCGTGCGGCTCTCCGAGGGCGGGGAGCCGGGTGCCGTGGACGCCGTACGGGAAGGCCGTGCGGGGGTGCAGGACGAGGGCAGTCAGTTGGTGGCGCTCGCTCTCGCCAACGCGCCCTTGGAGGGTCCGGACAAGGCTTGGCTCGACGGGTGTGCCGGGCCCGGCGGCAAGGCCGCGCTGCTCGCCGCCCTCGCCGCCGAGCGCGGGGCCGTGCTGCTCGCCTCCGAGAAGCAGCCGCACCGGGCCGGACTGGTCGCCAAGGCACTGGACGGCAATCCCGGGCCGTACCAGGTGATCGCCGCTGACGGAACCCGCCCGCCCTGGCGACAGGGGGCGTTCGACCGGGTGCTGATGGACGTGCCCTGCACGGGGCTGGGAGCCTTGCGGCGGCGCCCCGAAGCCCGTTGGCGGCGGAGGCCCGAGGACCTGGACGGGTTCGCCCCGCTCCAGCGGGCGCTGCTGCGGACCGCGCTGGAGTCCGTGCGGGTCGGCGGAGTCGTCGGCTACGCGACCTGCTCGCCGCACCTCGCCGAGACCCGCGCGGTCGTCGACGACGTGCTCAAGAGTTACGGCGACGCGGCCGACCTGATCGACGCGCGGCCCCTGCTGGAGGGCGTACCGGCGCTGGGCGAGGGGCCCGACATCCAGCTGTGGCCCCATCTGCACGGGACGGACGCCATGTACCTGGCCCTCATCCGCCGGGTCGCGTGA
- the fmt gene encoding methionyl-tRNA formyltransferase produces the protein MKLVFAGTPEVAVPALDALIASGRHEVAAVVTRPDAPAGRGRRLVASPVAQRAEEAGIEVLKPHRPRDEAFLARLREIAPDCCPVVAYGALLPRVALDVPAHGWVNLHFSLLPAWRGAAPVQHSIMAGDEITGASTFLIEEGLDSGPVYGTVTEEIRPTDTSGDLLTRLAFAGSGLLAATMDGIEDGTLKAVPQPPDGITLAPKITVEDARIDWSTPALRVDRVVRGCTPAPGAWTTFRGERLKLVHVAPVPERTELAPGALEVGKNNVYVGTGSYAVELLWVQAQGKKPMRAADWARGVRIESGESVGA, from the coding sequence ATGAAGCTCGTCTTCGCCGGTACCCCAGAGGTCGCTGTTCCCGCGTTGGACGCCCTGATCGCGTCGGGGAGGCATGAGGTGGCCGCGGTCGTGACGCGGCCGGACGCTCCGGCGGGGCGGGGGCGGCGCCTGGTCGCGAGCCCGGTGGCGCAGCGGGCGGAGGAGGCCGGCATCGAGGTGCTGAAGCCCCACCGGCCCCGGGACGAGGCGTTTCTCGCGCGGCTCCGGGAGATCGCGCCCGACTGCTGCCCCGTCGTCGCCTACGGGGCCCTGCTGCCCCGGGTCGCCCTCGACGTGCCTGCCCACGGCTGGGTCAACCTGCACTTCTCCCTGCTGCCCGCCTGGCGGGGCGCCGCTCCCGTGCAGCACTCGATCATGGCCGGGGACGAGATCACGGGCGCGTCCACCTTCCTGATCGAGGAGGGGCTCGACTCCGGGCCGGTGTACGGAACGGTCACCGAGGAGATCCGGCCGACCGACACGAGCGGGGACCTGCTGACCCGGCTCGCCTTCGCGGGCTCCGGGCTGCTCGCCGCCACGATGGACGGGATCGAGGACGGCACCCTGAAGGCCGTGCCCCAGCCCCCCGACGGGATCACCCTCGCGCCGAAGATCACCGTGGAGGACGCCCGGATCGACTGGTCCACCCCCGCGCTGCGCGTCGACCGGGTCGTGCGCGGCTGCACACCCGCGCCGGGCGCCTGGACGACGTTCCGCGGGGAGCGGCTGAAGCTCGTCCACGTCGCGCCGGTGCCCGAGCGGACCGAACTCGCCCCGGGCGCACTCGAAGTCGGCAAGAACAACGTGTATGTCGGGACCGGGTCGTACGCCGTCGAACTGCTCTGGGTGCAGGCGCAGGGCAAGAAGCCGATGCGGGCCGCCGACTGGGCGCGCGGGGTACGGATCGAATCCGGCGAGTCGGTCGGAGCCTGA
- the rpe gene encoding ribulose-phosphate 3-epimerase, whose protein sequence is MAAQINPSILSADFARLADEAKAVEGADWLHVDVMDNHFVPNLTLGVPVVESLARATETPLDCHLMIEAPDRWAPQYVEAGAGSVTFHVEAAAAPVRLAREIRAKGARASMALKPATPIEPFEDLLPELDMVLIMTVEPGFGGQAFLDIMLPKIRRTRELISKHGLDLWLQVDGGVAASTIERCAEAGADVFVAGSAVYGAQDPAEAVRALRAQAEAATTTAGWACGH, encoded by the coding sequence ATGGCCGCGCAGATCAACCCCAGCATCCTGTCCGCCGACTTCGCCCGTCTCGCCGACGAGGCGAAGGCGGTCGAGGGAGCCGACTGGCTCCATGTAGACGTGATGGACAACCATTTCGTCCCGAACCTCACGCTCGGTGTGCCGGTCGTAGAATCCCTGGCCCGTGCGACGGAGACGCCGCTGGACTGCCATCTGATGATCGAGGCCCCCGATCGGTGGGCGCCCCAGTACGTGGAAGCGGGTGCCGGTTCCGTCACCTTCCACGTGGAGGCCGCCGCCGCACCGGTGCGGCTCGCCCGCGAGATCCGGGCCAAGGGGGCCAGGGCCTCCATGGCGCTCAAGCCCGCGACGCCGATCGAACCGTTCGAGGACCTGCTGCCCGAACTCGACATGGTGCTGATCATGACGGTCGAACCGGGCTTCGGAGGCCAGGCCTTTCTCGACATCATGCTCCCGAAGATCCGCCGGACCCGCGAGTTGATCAGCAAGCACGGCCTCGACCTGTGGCTCCAGGTCGACGGCGGGGTCGCCGCGTCCACCATCGAGCGCTGCGCCGAGGCCGGCGCGGACGTCTTCGTCGCCGGTTCCGCGGTCTACGGGGCGCAGGACCCGGCCGAGGCGGTCCGCGCGCTGCGGGCCCAGGCGGAGGCCGCGACGACGACCGCGGGCTGGGCCTGCGGCCACTGA
- a CDS encoding primosomal protein N': MSSEDGTRGGGATGDGEPEQLALVREAVRRAKVPRAKPRTWRGAALAKELPVARVLVDKGVLHLDRYFDYAVPEELDAVAQPGVRVRVRFGAGGRNVREGRREGGSLIDGFLVERVAESEYSGPLAALAQVVSPEPVLGPELLGLARAVADRYAGSLADVLQLAVPPRHGRAEAVRMGEPASPPPAPEPGSWLRYGRGREFLRALAEGGAPRAVWTALPGPEWAEEIARAVQATLASGRGALVVVPAGRPAARVDEALGRLLGEGRHALLTADAGQERRYREWLAVRRGAVRAVVGTRAAMFAPVRDLGLVVVWDDGDASHSDDNAPFPHVREVLELRASRDKCGFLLGSWSCTVEAAQLVESGWAAPIVAGREQVRAAAPLVRTVGDADLARDEAARAARLPSLAWQVARDGLRDGPVLVQVPRRGYVPRMACARCREPARCRHCAGPLQARDDSGALRCGWCGREEGGWHCPECGGHRLRAQVVGARRTAEELGRAFPAVPVRTSGREQVLDTVPGTPALVVSTPGAEPVAEGGYAAALLLDGWAMLGRPDLRAGEDALRRWIGAAALVRNQGLGGTVVVVAEPTLRPVQALVRWDPVGHAVRELAERAELGFPPVSRMAAVSGPAQAVADFLTAVQLPSDAEVLGPVPVAGPPVPGASSGPAAGAGRARRAGVPVPGEQWERALIRVPPGSGGALAGALKSAQAARMARGVNEGARVRIRVDPLDIG, from the coding sequence GTGAGCAGCGAGGACGGTACGAGGGGCGGGGGCGCGACGGGGGACGGCGAGCCGGAGCAACTGGCTCTCGTCCGGGAGGCCGTGCGCAGGGCCAAGGTGCCGCGGGCGAAACCGCGGACCTGGCGGGGGGCGGCGCTGGCCAAGGAGCTGCCCGTGGCCCGGGTGCTGGTCGACAAGGGCGTGCTGCACCTCGACCGGTACTTCGACTACGCGGTGCCGGAGGAGCTGGACGCGGTCGCCCAGCCGGGCGTGCGGGTGCGGGTGAGGTTCGGCGCCGGGGGGCGCAACGTCCGTGAAGGGCGACGGGAGGGCGGCTCGCTGATCGACGGCTTTCTCGTCGAGCGGGTCGCCGAGTCGGAGTACTCCGGGCCGCTGGCCGCGCTCGCGCAGGTCGTCTCCCCGGAACCGGTGCTGGGGCCCGAGCTGTTGGGGCTGGCGCGGGCCGTGGCGGACCGGTACGCGGGGAGCCTCGCCGATGTGCTGCAGCTGGCCGTTCCGCCTCGGCACGGTCGAGCGGAGGCGGTGCGGATGGGTGAGCCGGCGTCGCCGCCGCCCGCACCCGAGCCGGGGTCGTGGCTGCGGTACGGCCGGGGGAGGGAATTCCTGCGGGCGCTGGCCGAGGGCGGTGCGCCCCGGGCCGTGTGGACCGCGTTGCCGGGGCCCGAGTGGGCCGAGGAGATCGCGCGGGCCGTGCAGGCGACGCTGGCGTCGGGGCGCGGGGCGCTCGTGGTCGTACCGGCCGGACGGCCCGCCGCGCGGGTCGACGAGGCGCTCGGGCGGCTGCTGGGGGAGGGGCGGCACGCGCTGCTGACCGCCGACGCGGGCCAGGAGAGGCGGTACCGGGAGTGGCTGGCCGTGCGGCGGGGGGCCGTACGGGCCGTGGTGGGGACCCGGGCGGCCATGTTCGCGCCGGTGCGGGACCTCGGGCTGGTCGTCGTGTGGGACGACGGCGACGCGAGTCACAGTGATGACAACGCCCCGTTCCCGCATGTGCGGGAGGTGCTGGAGCTGCGGGCGTCCCGGGACAAGTGCGGCTTCCTGCTGGGGAGTTGGAGTTGTACGGTCGAGGCCGCCCAGCTGGTCGAGAGCGGCTGGGCCGCGCCGATCGTGGCCGGGCGGGAGCAGGTGCGGGCCGCCGCTCCGCTGGTGCGGACCGTGGGGGACGCGGACCTCGCGCGGGACGAGGCCGCTCGGGCGGCGCGGTTGCCGAGTCTGGCCTGGCAGGTCGCGCGGGACGGATTGCGGGACGGCCCCGTGCTGGTGCAGGTGCCCCGGCGCGGATATGTGCCGCGGATGGCCTGCGCGCGCTGCCGTGAACCCGCCAGGTGCCGGCACTGCGCGGGACCGCTTCAGGCGCGGGACGACTCAGGTGCGCTGCGGTGCGGATGGTGCGGGCGTGAGGAGGGCGGCTGGCACTGCCCCGAGTGCGGGGGGCACCGGCTGCGGGCACAGGTCGTGGGGGCGCGGCGGACCGCCGAGGAGCTGGGGCGGGCCTTTCCCGCCGTGCCCGTGCGGACCTCCGGCCGGGAGCAGGTGCTCGACACCGTGCCGGGGACGCCCGCGCTGGTGGTGAGCACGCCCGGGGCCGAACCGGTCGCGGAGGGCGGGTATGCGGCGGCCCTGCTGCTCGACGGGTGGGCGATGCTGGGGCGGCCCGATCTGCGGGCCGGGGAGGACGCGCTGCGACGGTGGATCGGCGCGGCCGCGCTCGTGCGGAACCAAGGGCTCGGCGGCACGGTCGTCGTGGTGGCCGAGCCGACGCTGCGGCCCGTGCAGGCGCTCGTGCGGTGGGATCCGGTGGGACACGCGGTGCGGGAACTCGCCGAACGGGCCGAGCTGGGGTTCCCCCCGGTGTCGCGGATGGCCGCCGTGTCCGGCCCGGCCCAGGCGGTGGCCGATTTCCTGACCGCTGTCCAACTGCCCTCGGACGCGGAGGTGTTGGGGCCTGTGCCCGTGGCGGGACCGCCTGTTCCCGGGGCGAGCAGCGGTCCTGCGGCAGGTGCGGGAAGGGCGCGGCGGGCCGGGGTGCCGGTACCGGGGGAGCAGTGGGAGCGGGCGCTGATCCGGGTACCGCCGGGGAGCGGGGGCGCGCTGGCCGGCGCGTTGAAGAGTGCGCAGGCGGCGCGGATGGCGCGTGGGGTGAACGAGGGGGCGCGCGTGCGGATCCGGGTGGATCCGTTGGACATCGGGTGA
- a CDS encoding MMPL family transporter has protein sequence MTGNLGIGHLVCGRRAKWVVLGLWLVVLFVVAPFATKLTDAQDNDAASWLPGSAESTQVLEISEDFRPEQIPAVVVYARESGLTAEDRATIEADVRELKQLTAHKIIGDQTRGPVYDRAVDPRAAQVYVPITMDEKGWERIAPAVDSIRDDVGEGGDGLAVHITGPGGTSADFSEAFEGIDSTLLLSAMAVVIVMLLLTYRSPTLLLVPLLAVVAALFTAQALIYLLAEHAGLTVNGQSAGILTVLVFGAGTDYALLLVARYREELRRHEDRHEAMALALHRAGPAVLASGATVVLSMLVLLAAEMNSTSGLGPVAAIGVAIALLAMLTLFPALLVIFGRWIFWPVIPHLGTPDPTERGVWARMGHRFSRRPRTVWVATAAALALCSLGLIQLRAEGISNADAFTGKPDSIVGQEVSARYFPAGSGDPLVIISNQEQAREVGRVVADTEGVVPDSLGLPPGTKPAHDGRVLFEATMSDPADSEAAKQTVERVRDAVHAVPDADAQVGGGTAALLDMDEATTHDNILIIPLVLVVVLLILCALLRALIAPLLLIGTVILSFAAALGISALAFRHLFDYAGESTDFPLFVFVFLVALGIDYNIFLTTRIREEATHQGTRKAVVTGLATTGAVITSAGLVLAGTFAALGTLPMVAFAEIGFAVALGVLLDTFIVRSVLVTALFLDVGPKVWWPHRLAREDGGTPPPPPKEPVGSAAGPDG, from the coding sequence ATGACAGGGAACCTCGGCATCGGGCACCTCGTCTGCGGCCGGCGGGCCAAGTGGGTCGTGCTGGGACTGTGGCTGGTGGTGCTGTTCGTGGTCGCGCCGTTCGCCACGAAGCTCACCGACGCCCAGGACAACGACGCCGCCTCCTGGCTGCCGGGCTCGGCCGAGTCGACCCAGGTCCTGGAGATCTCCGAGGACTTCCGGCCGGAACAGATACCGGCGGTCGTGGTCTACGCCCGGGAGAGCGGTCTGACCGCCGAGGACCGGGCGACGATCGAGGCGGACGTACGGGAGCTCAAGCAGCTGACCGCCCACAAGATCATCGGCGACCAGACCCGTGGTCCCGTCTACGACCGCGCGGTCGACCCGAGGGCCGCCCAGGTCTACGTGCCGATCACGATGGACGAGAAGGGCTGGGAGCGGATCGCGCCGGCGGTGGACTCGATCCGGGACGACGTGGGTGAGGGCGGCGACGGACTCGCCGTGCACATCACGGGTCCGGGCGGCACGTCCGCCGACTTCTCCGAGGCGTTCGAGGGCATCGACTCCACCCTGCTGCTCTCGGCGATGGCCGTCGTCATCGTGATGCTGCTGCTCACCTACCGCAGTCCGACCCTCCTCCTGGTGCCGCTCCTCGCGGTCGTCGCGGCCCTGTTCACGGCCCAGGCCCTGATCTATCTGCTCGCGGAACACGCCGGCTTGACCGTGAACGGCCAGAGCGCGGGCATCCTCACCGTCCTCGTCTTCGGCGCTGGCACCGACTACGCACTCCTGCTCGTGGCCCGCTACCGCGAGGAGCTGCGCCGTCACGAGGACCGCCACGAGGCGATGGCCCTCGCCCTGCACCGGGCGGGCCCGGCGGTGCTGGCGTCCGGCGCGACGGTCGTGCTGAGCATGCTGGTGCTGCTGGCGGCCGAGATGAACTCCACGAGCGGTCTGGGTCCGGTGGCGGCCATCGGTGTGGCGATCGCACTGCTCGCGATGCTGACCCTGTTCCCCGCCCTGCTGGTGATCTTCGGCCGCTGGATCTTCTGGCCGGTGATCCCGCACCTCGGCACCCCCGACCCGACCGAGCGGGGTGTGTGGGCCCGGATGGGCCACCGTTTCTCCCGCCGCCCCCGCACGGTCTGGGTGGCGACGGCGGCCGCCCTCGCGCTGTGCTCACTGGGCCTGATCCAACTGCGCGCGGAAGGCATCAGCAACGCGGACGCCTTCACCGGCAAACCGGACTCGATCGTCGGCCAGGAGGTCTCCGCGCGCTACTTCCCCGCGGGTAGCGGCGATCCGCTCGTGATCATCAGCAACCAGGAGCAGGCCCGGGAGGTGGGCCGGGTCGTCGCCGACACGGAAGGCGTCGTGCCGGACTCGCTCGGCCTGCCGCCCGGCACGAAACCCGCCCACGACGGCCGGGTCCTCTTCGAAGCGACCATGTCCGACCCGGCCGACAGTGAGGCGGCGAAGCAGACCGTGGAGCGGGTCCGGGACGCCGTGCACGCCGTACCGGACGCCGACGCCCAGGTGGGCGGCGGTACGGCGGCCCTGCTGGACATGGACGAGGCGACCACCCACGACAACATCCTGATCATCCCGCTGGTGCTGGTCGTGGTCCTGCTGATCCTCTGTGCCCTGCTCCGCGCCCTGATCGCCCCGCTCCTGCTGATCGGGACGGTGATCCTGTCCTTCGCCGCCGCGCTGGGCATCAGCGCGCTCGCGTTCAGACACCTCTTCGACTACGCGGGCGAGTCGACCGACTTCCCGTTGTTCGTCTTCGTGTTCCTGGTCGCCCTGGGCATCGACTACAACATCTTCCTGACCACCCGCATCCGCGAGGAGGCCACCCACCAGGGCACCCGCAAGGCCGTGGTGACCGGCCTGGCGACGACCGGCGCGGTGATCACCTCGGCCGGCCTGGTCCTCGCCGGCACCTTCGCCGCCCTCGGCACGCTCCCGATGGTCGCCTTCGCCGAGATCGGCTTCGCGGTCGCCCTGGGCGTGCTCCTGGACACCTTCATCGTCCGCTCCGTGCTGGTCACGGCCCTGTTCCTGGATGTCGGCCCGAAGGTGTGGTGGCCGCACCGGCTGGCCCGGGAGGACGGCGGAACACCGCCACCGCCGCCGAAGGAACCGGTGGGCAGCGCCGCGGGGCCGGACGGCTGA